One window of Amaranthus tricolor cultivar Red isolate AtriRed21 chromosome 13, ASM2621246v1, whole genome shotgun sequence genomic DNA carries:
- the LOC130798292 gene encoding protein DEFECTIVE IN EXINE FORMATION 1 encodes MRLLAISRLLILFLVLAILESNNVISLQESTSNKFREREATDDSAGYPNLDEDELLNTQCPQNLELRWQAEVSSSIYATPLIADINSDGKLDIVVPSFVHYLEVLEGSDGDKMPGWPAYHQSTVHSSPLLYDIDKDGVREIALATYNGEVLFFRASGYMMSDKLVVPRRRVRKNWYEGLNLDPVDRSHPDVDDQQLVQEAAEMNSLHSNKTKTESNNVPVIPSTGGHTDMGNVSLPEGGAVNDSQGKSNLEIPNSTTKSVDAESSSNVMNASAANETSKNISQLEDIRKQPNMMANSSQNTGSNDTVPVEGGAVNSSLTSGLNSNVGTENRTNTARRLLVDTGSQGANEASENVQTATVENDEGLETEADSSFELFRGSDELADEYSYDYDDYVDENMWGDEDWIESQHETVEDYVDIDSHILSTPVIADIDNDGVLEMVVAVSYFFDRDYYDKPEHAKDLGGIDIGKYVAGGIVVFNLDTKQVKWTAPLDLSTDSSKFRAYIYSSPTVADLDRDGNLDILIGTSFGLFYVLDHHGKVRDKFPLEMAEIQGAVVAADINDDGKIELVTADVHGNVAAWTTQGKEIWETHVKSLVPQGPSVGDVDGDGHTDIVIPTISGNIYVLSGKDGKHIRPYPYRTHGRVMNQVLLVDLSKRGEKKKGLTIVTTSFDGYLYLIDGPTSCADVVDIGETSYSMVLADNVDGGDDLDLIVTTMNGNVFCFSTPSPHHPLKAWRSAYQGRNNVASRYNREGIYVLPSHRNFRDEEGKNFWVEFEVVDSYRHLSGTQAPYNVTMTLLVPGNFQGERSIKLNKVYNSPGKYRLKVPTVGVRTTGTIILEMVDSNGLYFSDEFSLTFHMYYYKLLKWLVILPMLGMFGILVILRPQEPVPLPSFSRNTDL; translated from the exons ATGAGACTTTTAGCGATTAGCAGGTTGCTGATTTTGTTTCTGGTGTTGGCCATATTGGAATCCAACAATGTGATTTCTCTACAAGAATCAACAAGTAACAAATTCAGAGAGCGTGAAGCCACTGATGATTCAGCTGGCTACCCTAATTT GGATGAAGATGAGCTGTTGAACACGCAATGTCCTCAGAATTTGGAATTGAGATGGCAAGCAGAAGTAAGCTCCAGCATTTATGCAACCCCGCTAATTGCAGATATTAACAG TGATGGAAAATTAGATATTGTGGTTCCTTCATTTGTTCACTACCTAGAAGTACTAGAAGGATCCGATGGGGATAAAATGCCAG GCTGGCCTGCTTATCATCAGTCCACTGTTCATTCCAGTCCTCTTCTTTATGATATTGACAAAGATGGTGTTAGAGAAATAGCCTTGGCTACATACAATGGTGAAGTTCTTTTTTTCAG agCTTCAGGCTATATGATGTCTGATAAATTGGTTGTGCCTCGAAGGAGAGTTCGTAAAAATTGGTATGAAGGATTAAATCTTGATCCTGTAGACCGCTCTCATCCTGATGTAGACGATCAACAACTTGTGCAGGAGGCTGCTGAAATGAACTCATTGC ATTCAAACAAAACTAAAACAGAATCTAATAATGTACCTGTGATTCCATCAACTGGAGGACATACTGATATGGGAAACGTATCTTTACCTGAGGGAGGCGCGGTAAATGATAGTCAAggaaaatcaaatcttgaaatTCCTAACAGCACAACTAAATCTGTTGATGCTGAGTCAAGTTCCAATGTAATGAATGCATCAGCTGCAAATGAGACCAGCAAGAACATTAGCCAATTAGAAGATATCAGAAAGCAACCAAATATGATGGCTAATTCTTCTCAAAATACAGGGTCAAATGACACTGTACCTGTGGAGGGTGGAGCAGTCAATTCCTCTTTAACTAGTGGATTGAATAGTAATGTGGGTACAGAAAACAGAACAAATACTGCTAGACGACTGCTAGTAGATACTGGTTCCCAAGGAGCAAATGAAGCTAGTGAAAATGTTCAAACTGCAACAGTAGAGAATGATGAAGGCCTGGAAACAGAAGCTGATTCCTCTTTTGAATTATTTCGTGGTAGTGATGAGCTAGCAGATGAGTATAGTTATGACTATGATGATTATGTGGATGAGAATATGTGGGGGGatgaagattggattgaatcACAACATGAGACTGTCGAAGACTATGTAGATATTGATTCTCATATCCTGTCCACTCCT GTCATTGCTGACATAGATAATGATGGGGTATTAGAAATGGTGGTTGCTGTATCATACTTCTTTGACCGCGA TTACTATGACAAACCGGAGCATGCAAAAGATCTAGGTGGTATTGATATTGGAAAGTATGTTGCCGGTGGCATTGTTGTCTTCAACCTTGACACAAAACAAGTTAAGTGGACTGCCCCCCTGGATTTGAGCACAGATTCTTCCAAATTCCGTGCTTACATATATTCATCACCAACTGTGGCTGATCTAGATAGAGATGGGAATCTGGACATCCTCATTGGGACTTCTTTTGGCTTATTCTATGTACTCGATCATCATG GTAAGGTGAGAGACAAATTCCCTCTTGAAATGGCTGAAATTCAAGGAGCAGTTGTGGCAGCTGATATCAATGATGATGGTAAAATTGAATTAGTGACTGCTGATGTACATGGAAATGTTGCTGCTTGGACTACTCAAGGAAAGGAAATATGGGAAACCCATGTGAAAAGTCTTGTTCCGCAG GGCCCTTCTGTTGGTGATGTTGATGGGGATGGCCATACAGATATTGTGATTCCGACCATATCTGGAAATATATATGTCCTAAGTGGCAAGGATGGGAAACATATTCGCCCATATCCTTATAGGACTCATGGGAGAGTTATGAATCAGGTTCTTCTTGTTGATTTGAGCAAACGGggagagaaaaagaaaggaCTGACCATTGTCACAACATCATTTGATGGTTATCTATATCTCATCGATGGCCCCACGTCTTGTGCTGATGTTGTTGATATAGGAGAAACTTC ATACAGTATGGTTTTGGCGGACAATGTTGATGGCGGCGATGATCTTGATCTTATAGTAACAACTATGAATGGAAATGTTTTTTGCTTCTCTACCCCATCACCACATCATCCACTTAAG GCATGGAGATCAGCTTACCAAGGAAGAAACAATGTTGCAAGTCGATACAATCGGGAGGGGATTTATGTGTTGCCTTCACACAGAAATTTTCGTGACGAAGAAGGCAAGAACTTTTGGGTTGAGTTTGAGGTTGTTGATTCTTATAGACACTTGTCTGGTACACAAGCACCATACAATGTCACG ATGACTTTGCTGGTTCCTGGCAATTTTCAAGGAGAGCGAAGTATTAAACTTAATAAGGTCTATAATAGCCCGGGAAAATATCGTTTGAAGGTTCCAACAGTTGGTGTAAGGACTACAGGGACTATAATACTTGAGATGGTGGACTCTAATGGTCTTTATTTCTCAGACGAATTCTCGCTTACATTTCATATGTATTACTACAAACTACTAAAATGGCTGGTCATCCTTCCTATGCTTGGGATGTTTGGCATTCTTGTCATTCTTCGACCACAAGAACCCGTGCCATTGCCTTCTTTTTCAAGGAATACGGACTTGTAA
- the LOC130797473 gene encoding mitochondrial uncoupling protein 1, which produces MAPTADNKSNISFTGTLASSAFAASFAEICTIPLDTAKVRLQLQKKAVGDAVPKYRGMLGTVATIGREEGLAALWKGIVPGLHRQCLFGGLRIGLYEPVKTFYVGKDHVGDVPLSKKILAALTTGAVGIMVANPTDLVKVRLQAEGKLPPGVPRRYTGALNAYSTIVKQEGFRALWTGVGPNVARNAIINAAELASYDQVKQTLLRIPGFKDNVVTHLFAGLGAGFFAVCIGSPVDVVKSRMMGDSQYKSTVDCFIKTLKNDGPLAFYKGFIPNFGRLGSWNVIMFLTLEQAKKVVSSLESS; this is translated from the exons ATGGCTCCAACCGCCGATAATAAATCTAACATTTCTTTCACCGGTACTTTAGCTAGCAGTGCTTTCGCTGCTTCCTTTGCTGAG ATATGTACCATCCCTTTGGACACTGCCAAAGTTAGGCTGCAGCTTCAGAAGAAAGCTGTTGGAGATGCAGTACCTAAATATAGAGGTATGTTAGGTACTGTTGCTACCATTGGTAGGGAAGAAGGCCTGGCTGCACTTTGGAAAGGAATTGTGCCCGGTTTGCATCGTCAATGTCTCTTTGGTGGTCTAAGGATTGGGTTGTATGAACCA GTTAAAACATTTTATGTGGGTAAAGACCACGTTGGTGATGTACCTTTATCCAAGAAGATTCTTGCTGCACTTACCACAG GTGCCGTGGGAATCATGGTTGCTAATCCAACTGATCTTGTAAAAGTTCGGCTTCAAGCTGAGGGGAAATTACCTCCGGGTGTACCAAGGCGATACACTGGAGCGTTAAATGCCTATTCAACTATAGTCAAGCAG GAAGGATTTCGGGCTTTATGGACTGGTGTTGGCCCAAATGTAGCACGCAATGCTATTATAAATGCTGCCGAACTGGCTAGTTATGATCAAGTGAAACAG ACCCTTTTGAGGATCCCTGGATTCAAAGATAATGTTGTTACTCATCTGTTTGCTGGTCTTGGGGCCGGATTCTTTGCTGTCTGCATTGGCTCACCTGTTGATGTG GTTAAATCCAGAATGATGGGAGATTCTCAATACAAGAGTACAGTGGATTGTTTTATCAAGACCTTGAAGAATGAT GGTCCTCTTGCATTTTATAAGGGATTTATACCAAATTTTGGACGCCTTGGGTCATGGAATGTCATTATGTTTTTGACTTTGGAACAG GCAAAGAAGGTTGTGAGCAGTCTAGAGTCTTCTTGA